The Silvibacterium dinghuense region ATCAGCCCTGAAAATGCATGCGTCGTCATACCCGGATGCCCGGCCTTCCATGCCGCCTCGTAGACCGCCAGCGTCACATGGTTCGCCAGCTGCATCAGCGCCAGCTCCGCGGGAGATTTGATGCTGCGGCAGCCCACCGTCACCGGCCGCGCATTCACCAGCTTCACCTGCGGCAATGCCGCGCCAATGCCATCGGCAAAAACATACGGCATCGTCTCCTCGATGCCCAGCGTGCCCGTCGCCAGCCCGGCGTCGCGCAGCCCCTGCGCCACCAGCTCATACGGGCTGTCGTCTTCCTGCCAGGTGTAGAGCTTCGTCTCCGCCATCGCCGGCACCAGCGTCAGCCGCTCCTGCAGACGCTCTTCCTCGAAGGCCGGACACACACCATACGGCTTGCCCTTGGCCGGAATCACGATCGCTGTCATCCGCTCGCTGTTGCCCCAGCGGATGCCCGTGAAATAACTCAGCGTAGTGCCGCCGGCCAGGCAGATCGCGCTCATCCCGTGCTGCGCCATCAGCTCGCGCGCCTTTGCGATGCGCGCCTCGCGCTCTTCGCTGGTGATGGGCTTCGCCTCATCGCGCCGGTTCGGAAGCGCGGCAATCGAAGGCGGCAGCTTGGCAGGAGCCGGCGCGGACTCTTCCTGCGCAAGCAGGCGTCCGGAAAAGGCAGCGGGAAGCACAGCAGCGGTACCGGCAAAGCCGGCTGCGCCTGCGAAACCGGCTGCGCCTGCAAAAAAGGATCGGCGGGTCGTCGTCATATTAAGCCGAATCATAACGGCAGCCATGCCCGATGGCCACGGATTTGATGGACCGGGACACACATCTGCACAAACTACGGTGGCGCTACGATGTTTTATAGCCTGCAATGGACGAAGGAGCCGCACCGCATGACGTTATCCCGCCCTCATACCGAGTCGCCGTACATGGAGTTCGCCAAACTTCGCTCCGGCGCCCGGTGGAATCTCGCCACCAGCGCCGTGAGGAACTATCCGCTGCGCGCGCTTGATTTCAGCTGGGACCAGATGGAGATCAACGGCCCCTCCGATTACGGCTATCGCCCGCTGCTCGAAGCCATTGCCCACAGGAAGGGCGTCACACCGGAGCATGTCGTCCACACGGCAGGTACGTCGATGGCGAACCATCTCGCCTTCGCCGCGCTGATCGCGCCCGGCGATGAGGTGCTCCTCGAAGAACCGGCCTATGAGCTGATGCTCAGCACGCTGCTCTTCCTCGGCGCCAAGGTTCACCGCTTCCAGCGCCGGCCGGAAGATGATTTTGCGCTCGACGCAGAAGAAATCCGCCGCAGCCTCACACCGAAAACGCGGCTCATCGTCCTCACCAACATGCACAACCCTTCGAGTGCGCTCGCCAGCAACGACACACTGCGCGAGATCGGAGAGATGGCCAGCGAGATCGGCGCACGCGTGCTTGTGGACGAGGTCTACCTCGAAGCCCTGCACCGACCGCCACAGCCGAGCGCCATCCATCTCGGCCCGCAGTTCGTCGTTACCAGCAGCCTGACGAAGGCCTACGGACTGGGCGGCCTGCGCTGTGGCTGGATTCTCGCCGAACCAGAGCTTGCCGGCCAGATCTGGAAGATGAACGACCTCTTCGCCTCCAACCCCGTACACATCGGCGAACTTCTCAGCGTCATCGCCATCGCAGAGATCGACAAGATGGCTGCGCGCGCCGATACCATCCTTGACGCCAACCGCGCCGCTCTCACCGAAATCCTCGGCGGCCATCCGGCTCTCGAGCTGACCATCCCGCCCGTCGGCACCACGGCCTTTCCACGGCTGCGCAGCGGCGATCTGCAGGCCTTCCACGATTTCCTGCGCGCAAGCTACGAAACCAGCATCGTGCCCGGCCATTTCTTCGAATGCCCGCAGCACTTCCGCATCGGCCTCGGCGGCGATATCGCCATGACCCGCGAAGCGCTGATCCGGCTGGCCGAAGCACTCAGCATCTGGAAAGGATGAGCGATGGCCGCCGGCCCATTCCGTCTGCATTTGTAACAATCATCACGCAATATGCAGGCGGCGAGCCGGACGGGCTCACCCTCGAACGCCTTTCCATTGCGCAATCAGGTGACGCGCCGCACCCGCGTCACCTGCGTCGCACCCAGGGGAACGAACCCCAGCCGCTCATAAAGCCGGATCGCGTGGGTGTTGAAGTCCGAGACATGCAGGAAGCTGTGCAAGCCATCCTGCTGGTGCTGGCGCAGGACATGCCGTATCAACGCTGACGCATAGCCTCGCCCGGTGTACGCCGGATGTGTGCAGACCGCGCTGATCTCGCGCAGCCCGGGCAATGCCAGCCGCTCGCCCGCCATCGCCACCAGTTCACGGCCCTCGCGCATGCCCCAGTAGCGCCCCATGCGATACGTCTCAGGGCGAAAGAATCCCGGGAACGCCACATCGGTGAGCGCGACCATCTCCGGGCCATGCCCCGCGTCCAGCCTCTCAATGCGAGGATCGGTTTCTAAGCTGTCTGCCGCTGTGGAAGCCGGAGCCATCTGCAGCGCCGTGATCTCGAACAGCACCGCAAGCTCATCCACAACAGGCAAGGGTCCGGCAGCTTTGCTCCAACCAACGAAGAGCTCTTCCTCCACAGCAAGCAGCGCAGCCAGATCGCGCATGGCCTCCTGCGTTGGCTCGCGCAGCGCGGCAAACGGCACCACTGCGGAGGGATATCTCCGCGCGGCGCGGTCACCCAGGGCAAGCGGCGCATGCACCGTGGTCAAAGCCTGCCAGACAACATCGCGTATCTCTTCCATGCCAATCAAGGCCGCAGCGCGGGACGAATCTTCTCCGCCGGAACTACTCCCTGCCCCTCCTGCACCGCATAAAACTTATCAGCGGTAAGGTTCGTCAGAGTCTCGATTCTACCGGATGGCCAGCGGATCTCGACGCTGTCGACCTTCGTGGCCGCGCCAAGGCCAAAGTGCAACCGCATATCGTTCTGCGAGAGATAGCTTCCACCGCTGTGCACCTCATCCGTCTGCGTCATCCCACCTGCTACCACCTTCACCCGCGCATTCAACGCCAGCCGGTTGCTCTTCGTTCCGGCAAGTTCGAAGCTCACCCAGTGCCGGCCGGGCACACCGTGATTGCGCAGGATCATCGGGCCGCCGTCGAGATCGCTGACCACCACGTCCATATTGCCGTCATTGAAGAGATCGCCCACCGCCAGGCCGCGCGAGGCGCGTTTCTCCTCTAGCGCCGGACCCGCCTGCGTGCTGGCATCGCAGAAGCTGCCATCGCCCTGGTTCATCTGCAGCAGCTTCGGCTCGCGATACCCCGCTCCACTCGGCAACGTATCTACCTGCGGATAGACATGGCCATCGGCAGTGATGAGATCGAGCCAGCCATCGTTGTCGAGATCGACAAAGGCCGTTCCCCACTTCACAAACGGCAGCGAAGGCAACGCCACGCCCGACGGATAGGAGACTTCGGTAAAGTTCCACGCACCATCATTGCGATACAGCAGGTCGTTCTCATCGGAAAAGTTCGTCACCGCAAGCGAAGGCCTGTCACTGTGCAGGTAATCGCCAACCGCAATACCCATCGACGCCTGCTCCGAGCCATCCTCGCTCACCGCCGTTCCCGACTGCAGGCCAATATCTCTGAACTTGCCATCCCCGAGATTCCTGTAGAGATACTTCGGCGTGGAATCGTTCGCCACGTAGATATCCGGGCGGCCCGTATTGTTAAAGTCCGCCCAGATCACGCTCATTCCGTAATACCCATCCGGATCGTTCACTCCCGCAGCCTTCGAGACATCGGTAAACGTCCCATCGCCGTTGTTGTGAAAGAGCGAGTCTCCTGCGCCGCGCAGACCACGCGGCCCGCACTGCACATCGATGCCGCGGTACTTGCAGTTCGCCGCGCTGCCGAATCCCGGCATGTCGCCAAGATGAAAATCGACATAATTTGTAACCATCAGATCGACAAATCCATCACCGTCATAGTCACCGAACGATGCTCCCGTGGACCAGCGTCCGTCGGCCACGCCGGCCTTCGCCGTCACATCGGTGAAGGTCCCATTGCCATTGTTGCGATAAAGAATATTGCCGCCGAAACAGGTCTGGTAGATATCCGGCCAGCCATCGTTGTTGTAATCGCCCACTGCGCCACCCATCGCAAAGCATGGCCTGGTGAGCCCGGCCTTCTCTGTCACATCGGTAAATGTGCCGTCGTGATTGTTCCGGTAGAGCCTGCCCAGGCTCTGCGCGCCGCCCAGCGTCTTCGGGTCCTGGATGGCCATGGCCACCGTCGGCGCATTGGTGAAGTAGATGTCCAGCCAGCCGTCGCGGTCGTAATCCAGCAGCAGCACACCGCCGCTCATCGACTCGACGATGTACTTCTTCATCGGATCGGAGGTATGGCTGAAGGTAATTCCCGTCTTCGCCGTAATATCTTCAAGCTGAGGAATCGTCCGGCCCATGCAGCGCGTGCTCTTCGCGCCCGGCGGCGGAGGCGTCGGCGCAGGATGCCCCTCCTGCGCAGGAGACGAGAGCGCAAGCAGAGCCACGCTCGCCCACGCTCCGGCCCTGAACATGCGATACGCCGAAAGAGAATTCTTCATGGTTTCTGCTTCTGCTGCAGGCCCTGCGCGATGCGTTGCCGCTCCTTTGCCTTGATCTCGCGATAGATCGCCAGCTCGCGGTCGGCATCCGCAATGCGCCCGTTCCGGCGATACGCCGACTGCAACTGATAATGCACGTAGTCCATCCCCGGCATCAGCTTCGCCGCGGCCTCCAGGTGCGGCAGCGCCTCCTTCATCTCTCCCTCGCTCATCAGCAGCTTGCCCAGCTCATACTGGGCATTGCCGTAATCGGGACGCACGGCAAGGACCGCCTCGAACCTCTGCTGGGCATCTTCGTTTGTCGATTCCTGCACATCGACGTATCCCAGCTCATACGTCGTATCCGTATCTCCCGGAGTCAACATCAGCTCGGCCTCGAACTCTTTCCGGGCCTCTGCCAGATGCTGCCAGTGGATATCCGCGAGCCCGGCATAATAGTGAGCGCGCTGCAGGGAAGGATTCACAGCCAGCGCCGCATGCAGTTCGTCCACAGCCTTTTCGTAGTTGCCAATCTCGATCCATAGCTGAGCGACCGACAACTTCATCGCATCGGGTAATGCAAGCTGCTGATAGTGCTCGAGCACCTCGCTGGCATGATCCGGGTCGCCGACACGCGCCAGCGAAACCGCCCAGGCATAGCCGACTTCGCCGTCCTCCATGCCCGCCATACCCAGCGGATAGAACGCAGTCGCGGCGTCTCCGTATTTCTCCATTGCAAAATACGACATGCCGAGCATGGCGCGCAGTGCAGGCTTCTCCGGATCGGCCTTCACCGCAAGCGCAAGGGCGCGCACCGCCTCGGGATAGTTCTTTACGCGGAAAGCGCTTTGCCCCAGGTTGCGATCAAGGTCGGGTACGTCCGCATCCCACTTCTCCGCATCCTGATAATGGCCAAGCGCTGCCGCATAATTCTGCTGTATCGCTTCCGCGGTAGCCAGATCGCTGAAGCTCTGGCCGAGAATACGGCGTAGTTCTTCTGCCTGCCTCTTCCCGGCATCGATCTCTCCGGATGCCGCTGTCCCCTGCTTTAACTTCGCCATCATGCGCAGAGCCACCTGCACCAGTTGCTGATTGGCATACGCAATGGAAACCGGATTCCCCGAGAGACGCGCGGCCTCCGCAGCCTGAAGACGGCGATGAAGCTCGTCCTCTGCGTGCTCGCGCGAAGCAGTGGTGGACTGCTGTGCCGTCGCAGCAGGAGTCGCGGCAACGGCAAAGCTCGCAGGCACCAGCAGGAACAAGAGAAAAACCCGCAGTCCGGCGGCAGAAGAAAAAGAGGAAAACATCGAAGAAAAGGACGAGAAAAGCATCGCAGGAAAAGGCGGCAGCGGAACCTGCAGGAAGAGTAAAGCGGCGGGCCCTGCGCAGCAAGCCCGCCGCTTCCATGAAAACAGCTGTTTCCAGTGCTTCTTAGAACGTGAGCCTCAGCGAGTACTGAAGATTCCGTCCCTGGTTGAGGTTTTCCGTGCCGGCGGCAGCATATCCGGTCGGAGTCGAAGCGCTGCTGATGACGTTATTGGTGGTGCTGCAGGGTTGTCCGGTAGGACCAGTGTATCCCGAGGGATTCGCCGACGAACCGGGGCTCGCAGCCGTGGCTCCGCCGCAATAGACGCCGCTCGAAGAGGTGAAGGCCGCGGCTTCCAGGTTGCTGCTGTTGAAGTTGGGATGATTGAAGAGATCGAAGAAGTCCATGCTGAACTTGATCCGCAGTTTCTCTTTGATCGTCCAGTTCTTGGCCAGCTGCGCATCCACGTTGGTATTCGGAGCGCCATAGCAGCCGCCGCGTGGCGCAAGGTTCGACGGGAAGCTGCCGATCTGGTAGCCGACCAGCGTAAAGTGGCTCCAGTTCAGCAGGTTCGGACCATTCTTGCCTTCATCGCACGCGGTGGAAGTGACAAGCGGCCGCTGGTTGGAGGTATAGCCCGTGCCCACCAGTGCGGAGAGTGCGCTGCTGTAACCCGGCACGCAGGTACCGGCCAGGCTCTGGTCCGAGTAGTTCCACGGATAGTAGTTGGTGCAGGCTCCAGTCACTCCGTTCGTAAAGACCGAGAACGAGCTGCCCTGCGCCATGGTAAAGATGCTGTTCAGCTCCCATCCGCCCAGCGTCTGCTGCATCAGGTGGTTGTATTGGGTCAGCTTGGGCAGAAAGAGCACCTCATTCGCCACGAAGATATTCGGACGATTGATGTTGGTGTTCCCCTTGTCCAGGCCCGGGTTGTATTGGTCGGTGATGGCCTGCTGGTTCACGCTGCCCGAGGAGTTATCCAGCTCGACGTTGCCGATCGAGTGTCCCCAGGTATAGGCCGCCTGGAAGGTCGACGGCCCCACCTGCGAACGGAACAGCGCCTGCAGCGAGTGGTAGCTCGCATGGCCTCCGCGCGCAAAGCCGCCGATCTCCCCGAAGTTGAAGGCCGGGCGGTACACATCCTGAGCTGAACCGCTGGCAAAGGCAGCATCCAGCCAGTTGTTGTCCGTCACCGCATTGGCATCGCGCATCGAGGTCAGGTGCATACCCGTATTACCCACGTATCCCAGCTGGAACGTGGTGTTGCGGGCAAGGCTCTGCTCAATGCTTAGGTTCCATTGCCAGGAATTCGGGATAAAGCCGCCCGTATCCTTGTTCGCGCTCGGTGATACCGCGGCCGAAGTAATCGGCGTCACCGTATCCATGGAGCGATTGGTATTCACATTCAGGACGAACGGCGCGTTGCGGGCAAGGTTCTCGGCAATGCCCACAATTTCACGCTGGTAGAACTGGCCGGCACCGGCGCGGACCGCCGTCTTGCCGTCGCCGAAGACATCCCAGGCGATACCGACACGCGGCGCCACGCTGTGCATGTTCTGCTGCACCAGGGCGGAGTTCGGTCCCTTGGTACCGCTCGAAAGCGGCAGCGAGACACCGAGCCCGGCCATGAACTTCGCCTGGTTCGCGCACGGAGTCGTACCCGGAACAATCAGGATGCCATTGCAGGCATCGGACGGATTGGCCGTAGCCTCCGAAGCGCTCCAGTTCGCCAGGCTCCAGTTCGCCCACTGATTGGCGTAGTTGCCGCCGCTGTCATAGGCCGCATTCGTGTTGCCGCTGCCGCTGCCGCCAAAAGGCTCGCGATAAATCGACCACCGGAAGCCATAGTTCAATGTGATCCGGCGATTGAGCTTCCATGAATCGCCGAGATACGGCTCGATGTCCCGCCAGTGCACGTCGGCAATGCCATCGATGCTGTTTTCGCTGATATTGCTGAAGACCTGCGCGTTGGTGCCGGTGCCGGGCAGCAGAATCGTCGCCAGCTCGTTGTTGGTGTCATAGCAATAGACCGAATCGGTGATGGTGCAGGTCGTCGGCAGCCCGGGCCGGTCGGCGCCCGCGCCATTGCTCTCCACCTTTTCGCTGAAGCCCAGCAGAATACCGGTCTTGATCACGTGGTTTCCCCACACCTTGGACAGGTTGTCCTGCACGG contains the following coding sequences:
- a CDS encoding CRTAC1 family protein is translated as MKNSLSAYRMFRAGAWASVALLALSSPAQEGHPAPTPPPPGAKSTRCMGRTIPQLEDITAKTGITFSHTSDPMKKYIVESMSGGVLLLDYDRDGWLDIYFTNAPTVAMAIQDPKTLGGAQSLGRLYRNNHDGTFTDVTEKAGLTRPCFAMGGAVGDYNNDGWPDIYQTCFGGNILYRNNGNGTFTDVTAKAGVADGRWSTGASFGDYDGDGFVDLMVTNYVDFHLGDMPGFGSAANCKYRGIDVQCGPRGLRGAGDSLFHNNGDGTFTDVSKAAGVNDPDGYYGMSVIWADFNNTGRPDIYVANDSTPKYLYRNLGDGKFRDIGLQSGTAVSEDGSEQASMGIAVGDYLHSDRPSLAVTNFSDENDLLYRNDGAWNFTEVSYPSGVALPSLPFVKWGTAFVDLDNDGWLDLITADGHVYPQVDTLPSGAGYREPKLLQMNQGDGSFCDASTQAGPALEEKRASRGLAVGDLFNDGNMDVVVSDLDGGPMILRNHGVPGRHWVSFELAGTKSNRLALNARVKVVAGGMTQTDEVHSGGSYLSQNDMRLHFGLGAATKVDSVEIRWPSGRIETLTNLTADKFYAVQEGQGVVPAEKIRPALRP
- a CDS encoding pyridoxal phosphate-dependent aminotransferase; translation: MTLSRPHTESPYMEFAKLRSGARWNLATSAVRNYPLRALDFSWDQMEINGPSDYGYRPLLEAIAHRKGVTPEHVVHTAGTSMANHLAFAALIAPGDEVLLEEPAYELMLSTLLFLGAKVHRFQRRPEDDFALDAEEIRRSLTPKTRLIVLTNMHNPSSALASNDTLREIGEMASEIGARVLVDEVYLEALHRPPQPSAIHLGPQFVVTSSLTKAYGLGGLRCGWILAEPELAGQIWKMNDLFASNPVHIGELLSVIAIAEIDKMAARADTILDANRAALTEILGGHPALELTIPPVGTTAFPRLRSGDLQAFHDFLRASYETSIVPGHFFECPQHFRIGLGGDIAMTREALIRLAEALSIWKG
- a CDS encoding GNAT family N-acetyltransferase translates to MEEIRDVVWQALTTVHAPLALGDRAARRYPSAVVPFAALREPTQEAMRDLAALLAVEEELFVGWSKAAGPLPVVDELAVLFEITALQMAPASTAADSLETDPRIERLDAGHGPEMVALTDVAFPGFFRPETYRMGRYWGMREGRELVAMAGERLALPGLREISAVCTHPAYTGRGYASALIRHVLRQHQQDGLHSFLHVSDFNTHAIRLYERLGFVPLGATQVTRVRRVT
- a CDS encoding TonB-dependent receptor, whose protein sequence is MHSTFPGGSVCTKRGRFCTFVLALLAVLLALPLGLHAQQYSGSIVGTVTDATGAAIPGATITVVNTGTGDKSEQKSGAQGEFTFPQLPIGTYEVHVKQGNFKEYVETGVIVHTSTNTSVNALMQVGSQSETVTVAADAVQVETTSATVGEVVGGTQVRELPLNGENFVGLTQLSPGVSAAQGANFVGKGLDGGVNFSVNGNPYNYNLFLVDGVNNNDVGSGRTILIYPSVDTIAEFKMIRNSYGPEYGQAAGAIISITTRSGQNQFHAGAFYSGRNDALDANNWYANHDGLGKSKERRDDYGYNISGPIIRDKLFFWWNQEWNKEIQGVPLSACVPTAAEEGGDFSAAQTGTSSGVAVDQCGAKIPTIPTYAQTAGNSLKIASPDAAGLLIAQFYPTGSSTVNGAGNNYSNLINNHLNWREWNVRGDYNVTKRNVVTLRWTDDSWVNPAPNDGSPFWGESDFPTVDSTWEQPSRSIMAKLTSTISDTLVNDVEFGFGQNRIITTLEGTKSNIVPELQSAYPTTFPTSIKQKDEFFGGGSLSPYGYVGGSSGYSEGQTSIENIAPYGNHEDIYTVQDNLSKVWGNHVIKTGILLGFSEKVESNGAGADRPGLPTTCTITDSVYCYDTNNELATILLPGTGTNAQVFSNISENSIDGIADVHWRDIEPYLGDSWKLNRRITLNYGFRWSIYREPFGGSGSGNTNAAYDSGGNYANQWANWSLANWSASEATANPSDACNGILIVPGTTPCANQAKFMAGLGVSLPLSSGTKGPNSALVQQNMHSVAPRVGIAWDVFGDGKTAVRAGAGQFYQREIVGIAENLARNAPFVLNVNTNRSMDTVTPITSAAVSPSANKDTGGFIPNSWQWNLSIEQSLARNTTFQLGYVGNTGMHLTSMRDANAVTDNNWLDAAFASGSAQDVYRPAFNFGEIGGFARGGHASYHSLQALFRSQVGPSTFQAAYTWGHSIGNVELDNSSGSVNQQAITDQYNPGLDKGNTNINRPNIFVANEVLFLPKLTQYNHLMQQTLGGWELNSIFTMAQGSSFSVFTNGVTGACTNYYPWNYSDQSLAGTCVPGYSSALSALVGTGYTSNQRPLVTSTACDEGKNGPNLLNWSHFTLVGYQIGSFPSNLAPRGGCYGAPNTNVDAQLAKNWTIKEKLRIKFSMDFFDLFNHPNFNSSNLEAAAFTSSSGVYCGGATAASPGSSANPSGYTGPTGQPCSTTNNVISSASTPTGYAAAGTENLNQGRNLQYSLRLTF
- a CDS encoding tetratricopeptide repeat protein → MFLLVPASFAVAATPAATAQQSTTASREHAEDELHRRLQAAEAARLSGNPVSIAYANQQLVQVALRMMAKLKQGTAASGEIDAGKRQAEELRRILGQSFSDLATAEAIQQNYAAALGHYQDAEKWDADVPDLDRNLGQSAFRVKNYPEAVRALALAVKADPEKPALRAMLGMSYFAMEKYGDAATAFYPLGMAGMEDGEVGYAWAVSLARVGDPDHASEVLEHYQQLALPDAMKLSVAQLWIEIGNYEKAVDELHAALAVNPSLQRAHYYAGLADIHWQHLAEARKEFEAELMLTPGDTDTTYELGYVDVQESTNEDAQQRFEAVLAVRPDYGNAQYELGKLLMSEGEMKEALPHLEAAAKLMPGMDYVHYQLQSAYRRNGRIADADRELAIYREIKAKERQRIAQGLQQKQKP
- a CDS encoding M24 family metallopeptidase, which produces MTTTRRSFFAGAAGFAGAAGFAGTAAVLPAAFSGRLLAQEESAPAPAKLPPSIAALPNRRDEAKPITSEEREARIAKARELMAQHGMSAICLAGGTTLSYFTGIRWGNSERMTAIVIPAKGKPYGVCPAFEEERLQERLTLVPAMAETKLYTWQEDDSPYELVAQGLRDAGLATGTLGIEETMPYVFADGIGAALPQVKLVNARPVTVGCRSIKSPAELALMQLANHVTLAVYEAAWKAGHPGMTTHAFSGLISAGYERSGFPGDGSCETGEYSALPHGSIKPQTIREGAIVLIDDGCTVEGYQSDISRTFVYGKPADKMHQVFEIVKRAQAAALATAKPGVPCEAVDAAARQVITDAGYGPGYAHFTHRVGHGIGMDGHEWPYLVKGDKLPLAAHMTFSDEPGIYLRGEFGVRLEDDMYITEDGAKLFTGPSLSLEQPFGA